From a region of the Rhodococcus sp. 4CII genome:
- a CDS encoding DUF6069 family protein translates to MSSTEITTSATTTSRFNPATLELSRPWAIAATVIGALVPNLVIWLLGLAAGGSFEMTDAGTTSSVAPGGVVILTVVPTLIGMTLAALISLKWVAVIRPAEVIGALLPLATIALTVQADFDAASTIALAAMHVVIAVVIVVGLEAMRRPLIRA, encoded by the coding sequence ATGTCCAGCACCGAAATCACGACCTCTGCAACCACGACCTCCCGCTTCAACCCGGCGACACTCGAACTGAGCCGGCCCTGGGCGATCGCCGCGACCGTCATCGGGGCGCTCGTCCCGAATCTGGTCATCTGGCTGCTCGGGCTCGCCGCCGGCGGGTCGTTCGAGATGACGGATGCCGGCACGACCAGCAGTGTCGCCCCCGGAGGCGTCGTCATCCTGACGGTGGTTCCGACGTTGATCGGGATGACACTGGCCGCGCTCATCTCACTCAAATGGGTGGCCGTCATCCGGCCTGCCGAAGTGATCGGCGCGCTGCTGCCGCTGGCGACGATCGCGCTCACCGTGCAAGCGGACTTCGACGCCGCCAGCACCATTGCCCTGGCTGCCATGCACGTGGTGATCGCCGTGGTGATCGTCGTCGGCCTCGAAGCGATGCGGCGGCCGCTGATCCGCGCCTAA
- a CDS encoding acyl-CoA dehydrogenase family protein, protein MSELFPDYRSPWETDDQALLRKHAAEFFHREATPHQERWAEQHHVDREFWTKAGSAGLLCLGLPEEYGGGGGNFGHEAVVQQELVLAHDTAFGFNVHSTIVAHYISAYATEEQKKRWIPKMASGEMVVGIAMTEPGTGSDLQAVRTTAVRDGDHYVVNGSKTFISNATHCDLLVIVAKTDPSLGAKGISLIATETRGLDGFERGRVLHKIGQHGQDTRELSFTDMRVPAENLLGGVEGHGFYQLMDQLARERLIIGIAGVAMAEAAVIETIKFAKQRQVFGKPVLDFQNTQFVLAECKTDVLAGKTLMDHCIQQYLDGKLDAATASMAKLWGTDKQVEIIDRCLQIFGGYGYMMEYPIAQMYAAARVQKIYGGTNEIMKVLIGRSL, encoded by the coding sequence ATGAGCGAACTGTTTCCCGATTACCGCTCCCCTTGGGAGACCGACGACCAGGCGCTTCTGCGCAAGCACGCCGCCGAGTTCTTCCACCGGGAGGCCACACCCCACCAGGAGAGGTGGGCCGAGCAACACCACGTCGACCGCGAATTCTGGACCAAGGCGGGCAGCGCGGGCCTGCTGTGCCTCGGCCTGCCCGAAGAATACGGCGGCGGCGGAGGCAATTTCGGCCACGAAGCCGTCGTTCAGCAGGAACTCGTCCTCGCCCACGACACCGCGTTCGGTTTCAACGTGCACTCCACGATCGTCGCTCACTACATCTCGGCCTACGCCACCGAAGAGCAGAAGAAGCGATGGATCCCGAAGATGGCGAGCGGTGAAATGGTCGTCGGCATCGCCATGACCGAACCCGGCACCGGCTCCGACCTGCAGGCTGTGCGCACCACCGCCGTCCGGGACGGTGACCACTACGTCGTCAACGGCTCGAAGACGTTCATCTCCAACGCAACCCACTGCGACCTGCTCGTGATCGTCGCCAAGACCGATCCCTCCCTCGGCGCCAAGGGCATCTCCCTGATCGCCACCGAAACCCGAGGGCTCGACGGCTTCGAGCGCGGCCGGGTGCTGCACAAGATCGGCCAGCACGGGCAGGACACCCGCGAACTGTCCTTCACCGACATGCGGGTTCCGGCGGAGAATCTCCTCGGCGGGGTGGAGGGCCACGGCTTCTATCAGCTGATGGACCAACTGGCCCGCGAGCGCCTCATCATCGGCATCGCGGGTGTCGCGATGGCCGAGGCGGCAGTCATCGAAACGATCAAGTTCGCCAAACAGCGGCAGGTGTTCGGCAAACCGGTCCTCGACTTCCAGAACACGCAGTTCGTTCTCGCCGAATGCAAGACCGACGTGCTCGCCGGCAAGACGCTGATGGACCACTGCATCCAGCAGTATCTCGACGGCAAGCTCGACGCGGCCACCGCGTCGATGGCGAAACTGTGGGGAACCGACAAGCAGGTGGAGATCATCGACCGCTGCCTGCAGATCTTCGGTGGCTACGGCTACATGATGGAATACCCCATCGCCCAGATGTACGCGGCGGCGCGGGTGCAGAAGATCTACGGCGGCACCAACGAGATCATGAAAGTGCTCATCGGGCGCTCGCTGTAA
- a CDS encoding carboxyl transferase domain-containing protein, whose product MTLLVANRGEIALRIIRTAEEMSVDTIAVYAEDDADSPHVRAATEAVALIGSGPSAYLDPRAMLAAAAEFGATAVHPGYGFLSENADFARACAEAGLAFVGPSPEVLDIFGDKSSAREAAVAAKVPVLAATNGPTDVDGVRAFFADHPAGIMIKALAGGGGRGIRAVRSADQVDEAYRLCASEATLGFGNPALFAEELLDGARHIEVQVVAAPQSGTTRALAVGDRDCSVQRRHQKLVEIAPAQRLDPGLRSELHEAAARLCAGVGYRGLATVEFLVSADGFVFLEVNPRIQVEHTVTEEVTGVDLVAVQIGIARGADFDDLSLPDGVGATGLETSGTPAAARGIAIQARVNMETMRPDGQAVPAAGTLSVFSPPTGPGVRVDTYGRPGLSPSPRYDSLLAKVIVHSRGASFPAAARKAEAALAEFVVEGVPTNIGFLRAILTDPGFADGVVGTDYLAERMGSLVDAVHAHQPAEVASEALELRAGEDVLRAHLAGTVVETATEGTGVESGAQLVVLEAMKMQHVIAAPAGAVVERNLVSPGQTVNAGDPLVVIRRSGSEAGDVADSAIDLDRERADLAEIRQRHEVTLDAARPAAIAKRATLGRRSARANIEDLVDPGSFVEYGPLVLAAQRSRRSEQDLIENTPADGLVAGLAAINGDVFGPQDSQAVVLSYDYTVLAGTQGMRNHAKTDRVIELAGRKQVPVVLFAEGGGGRPGDTDAGPAAGLDLNTFRSLAALNGKVPLVSIVSGRCFAGNAALAGVCDVLIATPDANIGMGGPAMVEGGGLGVYRPEDIGPVDVQRRNGVIDLLARDEAHAVELAKTYLSYFQGVLPDWEAPDERLARHVVPENRLRAYDVRSAVESIADVGSVLELRRDHGVGIVTALIRVEGAPYGLVANSSHHLGGAIDAVAADKMAHFLELCESFGLPVVSLCDTPGFMVGPDSEKEATVRRFGRLFVAGARMTVPYGTVILRKGYGLGAMAMAGGSFHASEFTVAWPTGEIGAMGLEGAVRLGFRKELEAVDDPVERDAAFAELVDAAYQHGKALNAATIFELDDVIDPADTRAWVVRLRRP is encoded by the coding sequence GTGACCCTGCTGGTCGCCAATCGCGGCGAGATCGCGCTCCGCATCATCCGCACCGCCGAGGAGATGTCGGTCGACACCATCGCCGTCTATGCGGAGGACGACGCGGACAGTCCGCACGTGCGCGCGGCGACCGAGGCGGTCGCGCTCATCGGTTCGGGCCCGTCCGCATACCTGGATCCTCGCGCCATGCTCGCCGCGGCCGCCGAATTCGGGGCCACCGCGGTGCATCCCGGATACGGATTCCTCAGCGAGAACGCCGATTTCGCCCGAGCGTGTGCGGAGGCCGGGCTGGCCTTCGTGGGTCCGAGCCCCGAGGTGCTCGACATCTTCGGCGACAAGTCGTCGGCCCGCGAGGCCGCCGTCGCCGCAAAGGTGCCGGTGCTCGCGGCCACGAACGGACCCACCGACGTCGACGGTGTCCGCGCGTTCTTCGCGGACCACCCGGCCGGCATCATGATCAAGGCCCTCGCGGGCGGCGGCGGCCGCGGCATCCGAGCCGTCCGCAGCGCGGATCAGGTGGACGAGGCATACCGGCTGTGCGCGTCCGAGGCCACGCTCGGGTTCGGCAACCCGGCGCTGTTCGCCGAGGAACTCCTCGACGGTGCCCGCCACATCGAGGTGCAGGTGGTGGCGGCGCCGCAGTCGGGCACGACGCGGGCCCTGGCCGTCGGCGACCGCGACTGCAGCGTGCAGCGCCGCCACCAGAAACTGGTCGAGATCGCACCCGCGCAGCGGCTCGACCCCGGCCTGCGCAGCGAACTGCACGAGGCCGCCGCCCGACTGTGCGCCGGTGTCGGATATCGGGGGCTCGCCACCGTCGAATTCCTGGTCTCCGCCGACGGTTTCGTCTTTCTGGAGGTGAATCCGCGAATTCAGGTGGAACACACGGTCACCGAGGAGGTGACGGGAGTGGACCTCGTCGCCGTACAGATCGGCATCGCCCGGGGAGCGGACTTCGACGACCTGTCGCTGCCGGACGGGGTGGGCGCCACCGGACTCGAGACGTCCGGCACTCCCGCTGCCGCCCGCGGGATCGCCATCCAGGCCAGGGTCAACATGGAGACGATGCGCCCCGACGGTCAGGCAGTCCCGGCCGCGGGCACCCTGTCCGTGTTCTCCCCGCCGACGGGTCCGGGGGTGCGGGTGGACACCTACGGCCGGCCGGGGCTGTCGCCGAGCCCGCGGTACGACTCGCTGCTCGCGAAGGTGATCGTCCATTCGCGCGGCGCATCGTTCCCGGCCGCCGCGCGTAAGGCGGAGGCGGCGCTCGCCGAGTTCGTCGTCGAGGGCGTCCCCACCAACATCGGTTTCCTGCGGGCGATTCTGACCGATCCCGGCTTCGCCGACGGCGTCGTCGGCACCGACTATCTCGCCGAGCGGATGGGCTCGCTCGTCGACGCTGTGCACGCGCACCAGCCGGCGGAGGTGGCGTCGGAGGCACTCGAGTTGCGGGCCGGCGAGGACGTGCTGCGCGCGCATCTGGCGGGGACCGTGGTCGAGACGGCCACCGAGGGCACCGGTGTGGAGTCCGGTGCTCAGCTCGTGGTGCTCGAGGCCATGAAAATGCAGCACGTGATCGCGGCCCCGGCGGGCGCGGTGGTCGAGCGGAATCTGGTGTCGCCCGGGCAGACAGTCAACGCCGGCGATCCGCTGGTCGTGATTCGCCGCTCCGGGTCGGAGGCCGGCGACGTCGCCGACAGCGCGATCGATCTGGATCGTGAGCGCGCGGATCTGGCAGAGATCCGGCAGCGGCACGAGGTCACCCTCGACGCCGCCCGGCCCGCCGCGATCGCGAAGCGGGCGACGCTCGGCCGGCGAAGCGCGCGCGCGAACATCGAGGATCTGGTCGACCCCGGCAGCTTCGTCGAGTACGGACCCCTCGTTCTCGCCGCGCAGCGCAGTCGCCGCTCCGAGCAGGACCTGATCGAGAACACCCCGGCCGACGGTCTCGTCGCCGGCCTCGCCGCAATCAACGGCGACGTGTTCGGCCCGCAGGATTCCCAGGCCGTGGTGCTGTCGTACGACTACACGGTGCTCGCCGGAACCCAGGGCATGCGCAACCACGCCAAGACGGACCGGGTGATCGAACTCGCCGGCCGCAAACAGGTTCCGGTCGTCCTGTTCGCCGAGGGCGGCGGCGGACGCCCCGGCGACACCGACGCCGGTCCCGCTGCAGGCCTGGACCTGAACACCTTCCGGTCGCTGGCGGCGCTCAACGGCAAGGTCCCGCTGGTGTCAATCGTCTCGGGCCGCTGCTTCGCCGGCAACGCCGCCCTGGCCGGGGTCTGCGACGTCCTCATCGCCACCCCCGACGCGAACATCGGCATGGGCGGTCCGGCGATGGTGGAGGGCGGCGGGTTGGGCGTGTACCGGCCGGAGGACATCGGTCCGGTCGACGTGCAGCGGCGCAACGGCGTGATCGATCTGCTCGCCCGCGACGAGGCGCATGCCGTCGAACTGGCGAAGACATACCTGTCGTACTTCCAAGGGGTGCTCCCCGACTGGGAAGCCCCCGACGAACGGCTGGCCCGGCACGTCGTCCCGGAGAACCGGTTGCGCGCCTACGACGTTCGCAGTGCGGTGGAGTCCATCGCCGACGTCGGCTCGGTCCTCGAACTACGCCGCGACCACGGCGTCGGCATCGTCACCGCGCTGATCCGGGTCGAGGGGGCGCCGTACGGTCTCGTCGCGAACAGCAGCCACCACCTCGGCGGCGCGATCGACGCGGTCGCGGCCGACAAGATGGCGCACTTCCTGGAGCTGTGCGAATCGTTCGGCCTGCCGGTGGTCTCGCTGTGCGACACACCGGGATTCATGGTCGGTCCCGACTCGGAGAAGGAGGCCACGGTCCGCCGGTTCGGCAGGTTGTTCGTCGCGGGCGCACGGATGACGGTGCCCTACGGAACCGTCATCCTGCGCAAGGGGTACGGCCTCGGTGCGATGGCCATGGCGGGTGGGTCCTTCCACGCCTCCGAGTTCACGGTCGCGTGGCCGACCGGGGAGATCGGGGCCATGGGACTCGAAGGCGCGGTGCGCCTCGGGTTCCGGAAGGAACTCGAGGCGGTCGACGACCCGGTCGAACGCGATGCGGCGTTCGCCGAGCTCGTCGACGCCGCCTACCAGCACGGGAAGGCGCTCAACGCGGCGACGATCTTCGAACTCGACGACGTGATCGATCCTGCGGATACCCGTGCCTGGGTTGTGCGCCTTCGCCGCCCGTGA
- a CDS encoding oxygenase MpaB family protein: MTTTEIPSQRRSALPPLGPDSLTWHRFGDWRTALLISWSGTLQVMHPVIDTALVQHSAVFDNEVARLARSAGPIIRALYDPTGAEAQMIRDMHKDIKGTTDEGRRYHALNPGPYFWAHATFLATQYVVAEYFGEPLSPAEKEQLYQESKQWYALYGVSAGNLPETYADFVDYWNGMVGTVLEKTETVRRSRLLRGLPTPSPDDRIPAVVWRVVGPGLGRLLVWIARGTLPPAARDTLGWEWSAADERRLRRFGAVVRIGFRLLPERWRLTPIARKACEGTL; encoded by the coding sequence ATGACCACCACCGAGATTCCGTCCCAACGCCGTTCGGCTCTGCCGCCACTCGGGCCGGACTCGCTGACGTGGCACCGCTTCGGCGACTGGCGCACCGCGCTGCTCATCTCGTGGTCGGGCACGCTGCAGGTGATGCATCCCGTCATCGACACCGCCCTCGTGCAGCACTCGGCCGTCTTCGACAACGAGGTCGCCCGGCTGGCTCGTTCTGCGGGGCCCATCATCCGGGCGCTCTACGACCCGACCGGCGCCGAGGCCCAGATGATCCGGGACATGCACAAGGACATCAAGGGCACCACGGACGAAGGCCGCCGGTACCACGCGCTGAACCCGGGCCCGTACTTCTGGGCACACGCCACGTTCCTGGCCACCCAGTACGTGGTCGCCGAGTACTTCGGTGAACCGCTGAGCCCGGCCGAGAAGGAGCAGCTGTATCAGGAGTCGAAGCAGTGGTACGCGCTCTACGGGGTGTCGGCCGGCAACCTGCCCGAGACGTACGCCGATTTCGTCGACTACTGGAACGGCATGGTCGGCACCGTCCTCGAGAAGACCGAGACGGTGCGCCGGTCGCGGTTGCTGCGCGGGCTGCCGACGCCGTCACCCGACGACCGCATTCCCGCGGTGGTGTGGCGGGTCGTCGGCCCCGGGCTCGGGCGGCTGCTCGTGTGGATCGCCCGCGGAACGCTGCCGCCCGCCGCCCGCGACACGCTCGGCTGGGAGTGGTCCGCGGCCGACGAGCGCAGGCTCCGCCGATTCGGTGCGGTCGTGAGGATCGGCTTCCGGCTGCTTCCCGAGCGGTGGCGGCTCACGCCGATCGCCCGAAAAGCCTGCGAAGGAACGCTGTAG
- a CDS encoding AMP-binding protein — protein MPISPSSVPTVLDSALAEIRRLQDAAWPPQVPRTVEYPIEGRTVVDYLRHWATERPCTVAIDFYGRDITYAELDELSDRFAGWLGQRGATAGDRIGVHLANCPQFHIAMLGILKIGAVHVPINPLFREHELVYELGDAGVEILLTQDSFAAMVDSVRDQTALRHVAVTALSDLLPADPSVPPPFPLAAMTTDWAQIMDSPRAEPIPMDPDALAALNYTGGTTGMPKGCAHTQAHMVYTAATATLAGGRQVGEAPPVVLGFLPIFWIAGEDFGILYPLINGGTVVLLTRWDPEAAAALVESRGVTSMVGTVDNYVELMDLPGFTRRDFSTLDNAMAVSFVLKLDPAIRRRWRDATGHVLREASYGMTETHTADTITLGFQNDDEDLLSEPVFCGLPVPGTDVLIVDEAGAPVPVGQPGQIIVRSPSLLTGYYGKPDATADALRDGWLQTGDVGKLNSKGALHYLARNKEMIKTNGMSVFPSEVEALLLLHPDISAAAVVPKPDPDRGQVPFAFVQLLPDRQVSGDELRNWAAQNMATYKVPTVEVLDALPMTATGKVRKADLFALAEEYK, from the coding sequence ATGCCCATTTCGCCTTCGAGCGTGCCCACGGTACTGGACTCGGCCCTCGCCGAGATACGACGACTGCAGGACGCCGCATGGCCACCGCAGGTCCCGCGGACCGTCGAGTACCCGATCGAAGGCCGCACCGTCGTCGACTATCTGCGGCACTGGGCGACGGAACGACCGTGCACGGTCGCGATCGACTTCTACGGCCGCGACATCACCTACGCCGAACTCGACGAGTTGTCGGATCGCTTCGCCGGCTGGCTCGGGCAGCGGGGCGCGACGGCCGGCGACCGCATCGGCGTGCACCTGGCGAACTGTCCGCAGTTCCACATCGCCATGCTGGGGATCCTCAAGATCGGCGCGGTGCACGTCCCGATCAACCCGTTGTTCCGGGAGCACGAACTCGTGTACGAACTCGGCGACGCCGGCGTCGAGATCCTATTGACCCAGGACTCCTTCGCGGCCATGGTCGACTCCGTGCGCGACCAGACAGCGTTGCGGCACGTCGCGGTCACCGCCCTGTCGGACCTGCTGCCGGCCGACCCCAGCGTCCCGCCGCCGTTTCCCCTCGCGGCCATGACCACCGACTGGGCACAGATCATGGATTCTCCTCGTGCCGAGCCGATTCCGATGGATCCCGACGCGCTGGCGGCGTTGAACTACACCGGCGGCACCACCGGGATGCCGAAGGGCTGCGCACACACGCAGGCGCACATGGTCTACACCGCCGCCACCGCGACACTGGCCGGCGGCCGCCAGGTGGGCGAGGCTCCCCCGGTCGTCCTCGGGTTCCTGCCCATCTTCTGGATCGCCGGCGAGGACTTCGGCATCCTGTACCCGCTGATCAACGGCGGCACCGTCGTACTCCTCACCCGCTGGGACCCGGAGGCCGCGGCGGCGCTCGTCGAAAGTCGTGGTGTGACATCGATGGTGGGGACGGTCGACAACTATGTGGAACTGATGGATCTGCCCGGTTTCACCCGCCGCGACTTCTCCACCCTCGACAACGCGATGGCCGTGTCGTTCGTGCTCAAACTCGACCCGGCGATTCGCCGCCGCTGGCGCGACGCCACCGGACACGTACTGCGCGAGGCCAGCTACGGGATGACAGAGACGCACACCGCCGACACCATCACGCTCGGTTTCCAGAACGACGACGAAGACCTGCTCAGCGAACCCGTGTTCTGCGGACTTCCGGTTCCGGGGACCGACGTACTGATCGTCGACGAGGCCGGGGCGCCCGTGCCGGTGGGGCAACCCGGGCAGATCATCGTCCGCAGTCCGTCGCTGCTCACCGGCTACTACGGCAAGCCCGACGCCACCGCCGACGCACTCCGCGACGGCTGGCTCCAGACCGGCGACGTCGGCAAGCTCAACAGCAAAGGCGCACTGCACTATCTGGCCCGCAACAAGGAGATGATCAAGACCAACGGGATGAGCGTGTTCCCGTCCGAGGTCGAGGCGCTGCTCCTGCTGCATCCCGACATTTCGGCGGCGGCGGTGGTCCCGAAGCCCGATCCGGACAGGGGCCAGGTGCCGTTCGCCTTCGTCCAACTCCTGCCCGACCGTCAGGTGTCGGGCGACGAACTGCGGAATTGGGCGGCCCAGAACATGGCCACCTACAAGGTTCCCACCGTCGAGGTGCTCGACGCCCTACCCATGACGGCGACGGGGAAGGTCCGCAAGGCCGACCTGTTCGCCCTGGCCGAGGAGTACAAGTGA
- a CDS encoding nitroreductase family deazaflavin-dependent oxidoreductase, with translation MNAAPMTPPRSRRLRNPLRLLARWLGTREWVMRMAPLIIWLESHLRSWTGNRVSLIGIAGLQSVQVTVPGRKSGTPRTTALLCIPYGDGYIVTGSNWGRPEHPAWSANLRAIDEALVKTGAHESRMSVRMVTGEERDDLWKFVVDYWPGYVMEHRRSGGREFRLFVLAPIRSATATRDS, from the coding sequence ATGAACGCTGCGCCCATGACACCTCCCCGATCGCGGCGGCTCCGCAACCCCCTCCGTCTTCTCGCGCGCTGGCTCGGCACCCGCGAATGGGTGATGCGGATGGCGCCGCTCATCATCTGGCTGGAATCGCACCTGCGATCGTGGACCGGGAACCGGGTCAGCCTCATCGGCATCGCCGGCCTGCAGTCCGTGCAGGTGACGGTCCCGGGCCGCAAGAGCGGCACCCCGCGGACGACGGCCCTGCTGTGCATCCCGTACGGCGACGGATACATCGTGACCGGTTCCAACTGGGGGCGCCCCGAGCACCCGGCCTGGTCGGCGAATCTGCGCGCCATAGACGAGGCCCTCGTCAAGACAGGGGCCCACGAGTCCCGGATGAGCGTCCGGATGGTCACCGGGGAGGAGCGCGACGACCTCTGGAAGTTCGTTGTCGACTACTGGCCCGGGTACGTCATGGAGCACCGACGGTCCGGCGGACGCGAATTCCGGCTCTTCGTGCTCGCGCCCATCCGATCGGCCACCGCTACCCGCGACTCCTGA
- a CDS encoding TetR/AcrR family transcriptional regulator, translating to MIVTTSEAQERARSARKSNDGPRRRELLRAASTCFAELGYDRTTVEVITTEAEVSRATFYAYFSSKEEVFHAVAADVCEEFLASQHVEGPASEDLREVLRTTTKAFVEAVYANGRVLELIRHRARLDPEVGRSWTTVQTRLTRRYTRFIERINDTCDVTPCAPPARIAQTLADAQLAGAARLVDATAREQRRYTADLMAISERLIGFA from the coding sequence GTGATCGTGACCACAAGCGAGGCGCAGGAACGGGCGCGGTCGGCGCGCAAGAGCAACGACGGCCCCCGCCGCCGCGAACTGCTCCGCGCCGCGAGTACCTGTTTCGCCGAACTCGGATACGACCGGACGACGGTCGAGGTGATCACCACCGAGGCCGAGGTGTCGCGGGCGACGTTCTACGCCTACTTCTCGTCGAAGGAGGAGGTGTTCCATGCCGTCGCCGCCGACGTCTGCGAGGAATTCCTCGCGTCCCAGCACGTGGAGGGACCGGCGAGCGAAGACCTGCGAGAGGTGCTGCGCACCACCACGAAAGCGTTCGTCGAGGCGGTGTACGCCAACGGGCGCGTCCTCGAATTGATCCGGCACCGTGCCCGGCTCGACCCCGAGGTCGGCCGAAGCTGGACCACCGTGCAGACCCGGCTCACCCGCCGCTACACCCGGTTCATCGAGCGCATCAACGACACCTGCGACGTCACGCCGTGCGCGCCGCCGGCCCGGATCGCGCAGACCCTCGCCGACGCCCAACTCGCGGGCGCGGCCCGGCTGGTCGACGCGACCGCCCGGGAACAGCGCCGCTACACCGCCGACCTCATGGCTATCTCCGAAAGACTCATCGGCTTCGCCTAG
- a CDS encoding TetR/AcrR family transcriptional regulator produces MTDSEKTRGAPRTWRGRQPDDRRAARRAALIEAGLQIMGTEGTAATTMRATCRQAGLTERYFYESFDNREALLVALLDHVVLGARDTLLGALDTAPADPGELVRHVVKAFTGYIAQDRRRGRIMFVESQSVPELAQRGEQLVSEFTTPMSAALKMLGADDAPRDAVNTQLNAIALFGAIAFLYQRWLTGSPKISQKRIVEHIALTIEAHAPVNSTP; encoded by the coding sequence ATGACCGACAGCGAGAAGACTCGTGGTGCGCCCCGCACCTGGCGTGGCCGGCAACCGGACGACCGCCGCGCGGCGAGGCGTGCGGCACTGATCGAGGCCGGCCTGCAGATCATGGGGACCGAGGGGACGGCAGCGACGACGATGCGGGCGACCTGCCGTCAGGCAGGCCTCACCGAGCGCTACTTCTACGAGAGTTTCGACAACCGGGAGGCGCTGCTCGTCGCACTCCTCGACCACGTCGTCCTGGGTGCGCGGGACACCCTGCTCGGCGCGCTGGACACGGCGCCGGCAGATCCCGGCGAACTCGTCCGTCACGTCGTGAAAGCGTTCACCGGCTACATCGCGCAGGACCGGCGGCGTGGACGCATCATGTTCGTCGAATCGCAGTCCGTGCCGGAACTGGCTCAGCGCGGCGAACAGCTGGTATCCGAATTCACCACCCCGATGTCCGCGGCATTGAAAATGCTGGGCGCCGACGACGCACCCCGCGACGCCGTCAACACCCAGCTCAATGCGATCGCCCTGTTCGGGGCCATCGCCTTTCTCTATCAGCGTTGGCTCACCGGCAGCCCGAAGATCTCACAGAAGCGGATCGTCGAGCACATCGCACTCACCATCGAGGCCCATGCGCCGGTGAACAGCACTCCTTAG
- a CDS encoding MDR family oxidoreductase gives MKNFTAWIARESEGAIGLSQETVDESFLPQGEVTIQVEYSSVNYKDALALTPKGGVVREYPIVPGIDVAGTVVESQSPEFAVGDAVVAHGYDIGTARHGGYAQFARVPADWVVKLDGMSTRTAAAIGTAGFTAAMSVEALLSRGVAPGDGPVLVTGASGGVGTVAVDLLSAAGFEVVASSGKPEKADLLTQLGASTVIGRLPEPDTKPRPLGKAQWAAAVDCVGGATLAHVLSTIEYGGAVAASGLTGGPKLETTVLPFILRGVSLLGIDSVQYPIAQRRRLWGRLASDLAPTRLESITHEVPITDVVSVIDQVRAGTYSGRAVCALPRP, from the coding sequence ATGAAAAACTTCACCGCCTGGATCGCACGTGAGAGCGAGGGAGCCATCGGCCTCTCTCAGGAGACGGTCGACGAATCGTTCCTGCCTCAGGGTGAGGTCACGATCCAGGTCGAGTACTCGAGCGTGAACTACAAGGACGCGCTCGCGCTCACGCCGAAGGGCGGGGTGGTGCGCGAGTACCCCATCGTCCCCGGGATCGACGTCGCGGGCACCGTCGTCGAGTCGCAGTCGCCGGAATTCGCGGTCGGCGACGCGGTCGTCGCCCACGGTTACGACATCGGAACCGCCCGCCACGGCGGGTACGCGCAGTTCGCCCGCGTCCCGGCCGACTGGGTGGTGAAACTCGACGGCATGTCCACCCGCACCGCCGCCGCGATCGGGACCGCCGGTTTCACGGCCGCGATGAGCGTGGAGGCGCTGCTGTCCCGCGGAGTCGCGCCGGGCGACGGTCCGGTGCTCGTGACCGGTGCGAGCGGCGGGGTCGGCACCGTCGCCGTCGACCTGCTGTCCGCGGCCGGGTTCGAGGTGGTCGCGTCCAGCGGAAAGCCGGAAAAGGCGGACCTGCTCACCCAGCTGGGCGCGAGCACGGTCATCGGACGCCTCCCCGAGCCCGACACGAAACCGCGGCCGCTCGGCAAAGCGCAGTGGGCCGCCGCGGTGGACTGCGTCGGCGGCGCCACCCTCGCGCACGTGCTGAGCACCATCGAATACGGCGGTGCCGTGGCGGCGAGCGGACTGACCGGCGGGCCGAAGTTGGAGACCACGGTCCTGCCGTTCATCCTGCGCGGGGTCAGCCTGCTCGGGATCGACTCCGTCCAGTACCCCATTGCGCAGCGGCGCCGCCTGTGGGGCCGGCTCGCGTCCGACCTCGCGCCCACCCGCCTCGAGTCGATCACCCACGAGGTTCCGATCACCGACGTCGTGTCCGTGATCGACCAGGTGCGGGCCGGGACCTACTCGGGCCGTGCGGTCTGTGCGCTGCCGCGCCCGTGA